The Burkholderia cepacia genome includes a region encoding these proteins:
- a CDS encoding Flp family type IVb pilin, producing MKALIKRFLKEEDGVTAIEYGLIAGLIAVAIMTSVTDIGTRLGLVFTNIYNQLATAAG from the coding sequence ATGAAAGCACTCATCAAGCGCTTCCTTAAGGAAGAAGACGGGGTTACCGCGATCGAGTATGGTCTGATTGCGGGTCTGATTGCCGTTGCCATCATGACGAGCGTCACGGATATCGGCACTCGACTGGGTCTGGTGTTCACCAACATCTACAACCAGCTGGCAACCGCCGCGGGCTGA
- a CDS encoding fimbrial protein, which translates to MNARTLSLAEPAVTDYFVCASQHDRHIGWLGETLVSAGTVEAAPLDPAALAQRITGLNPAIVFIDFSRAQGAASAAAAAVRLAHPGLPVVALGTLSEPESALAALRAGVRDFIDVSGAAEDALRITRGLLEHAGGGEPANRHGKLVALLGARAGMGVSTLAANLSVWLHKRGSAGAADGAAIGESSGASSGGAAASLGRQTALVDLGLPAGDSALFLNTRCEFHFVEAVRNLRRIDRTFVNTALTRHASGVALTTLPPNLADLRDVSYAACVGLLNRLRAFFDQQIVDLGGFTNHEFVAQIAAASDEAWLVCDQGVASIVSAVDLLEGLRDAGVDIGKIRLVVNQYDATLSLTPAQIAERLGISLLATLPARRVAIGQAANQGRLIVETAERDPYVRALEPLAERLAGAAAAPRAASGLSALKRFIQPSSRRS; encoded by the coding sequence ATGAACGCGAGAACCCTATCGTTGGCTGAGCCTGCCGTGACCGATTATTTCGTGTGCGCATCGCAGCACGACCGGCATATCGGCTGGCTGGGCGAGACACTGGTGTCGGCCGGCACGGTGGAAGCCGCGCCGCTCGATCCGGCCGCGCTTGCACAGCGCATCACGGGGCTCAATCCTGCGATCGTCTTCATCGATTTTTCTCGTGCGCAGGGGGCGGCGAGCGCTGCTGCGGCCGCCGTGCGGCTTGCCCATCCGGGCCTGCCGGTCGTCGCGCTCGGCACGCTTTCGGAGCCGGAAAGCGCGCTTGCGGCACTGCGCGCTGGCGTGCGCGATTTCATCGACGTGTCCGGCGCCGCGGAAGACGCGCTGCGCATCACGCGCGGGCTGCTCGAGCACGCCGGCGGCGGCGAGCCGGCCAACCGGCACGGCAAACTCGTCGCGTTGCTCGGCGCACGCGCGGGGATGGGCGTCAGCACGCTCGCCGCGAATCTGTCGGTGTGGCTGCACAAGCGCGGGTCGGCGGGCGCGGCCGACGGCGCGGCAATCGGTGAATCGAGCGGTGCATCGAGCGGCGGCGCCGCCGCGTCGCTCGGCCGGCAGACGGCGCTGGTCGATCTCGGGCTTCCCGCGGGAGACAGTGCGCTGTTCCTCAACACGCGCTGCGAATTCCATTTCGTCGAAGCCGTGCGCAACCTGCGGCGCATCGACCGGACTTTCGTCAACACGGCGCTGACGCGTCACGCGAGCGGCGTCGCGCTGACCACCTTGCCGCCCAATCTCGCCGACCTGCGCGACGTGTCGTATGCGGCTTGCGTCGGCCTGTTGAACCGGTTGCGCGCGTTCTTCGACCAGCAGATCGTTGATCTCGGCGGATTCACGAATCATGAATTCGTTGCGCAGATCGCGGCGGCGTCCGACGAGGCGTGGCTCGTGTGCGACCAGGGTGTCGCATCGATCGTCTCTGCGGTGGACCTGCTGGAAGGGCTGCGCGATGCGGGCGTCGACATCGGCAAGATTCGTCTCGTCGTCAACCAGTACGACGCGACGCTGAGCCTGACACCGGCCCAGATCGCAGAGCGGCTCGGCATTTCGCTGCTGGCAACGCTGCCGGCGCGTCGCGTGGCCATCGGCCAGGCGGCCAATCAGGGGCGGCTGATCGTCGAAACGGCCGAACGCGATCCGTATGTGCGTGCCCTCGAGCCGCTCGCCGAGCGGCTCGCGGGCGCCGCCGCCGCACCGCGCGCCGCGTCGGGTCTTTCCGCGCTCAAGCGTTTCATTCAACCTTCGTCCAGGCGATCGTAA
- a CDS encoding collagen-like triple helix repeat-containing protein, with amino-acid sequence MSQQRSLTTAALHQWRVPLTAFAAACLLAACGGNGVNAPPASANGSTTSGTDNPSTSGTSSGSTGTKGVVSTVGQTATDLGSTVGNITVPGLGDGVTKGVGSTLSSTGTIVGAAADAVSNGLGQIGSTQNPVGTTVAGLGNVVGATSNTVSGLSSTVKALGTGPLAPLAPVTTPVGTVLDTVANGLGAAGNTIGSTLSSGAVQQVTQPLSSAITPLVITAGQVTQQVGTTTGLGQPVSGLLGQVGGAISSAGKQVGGTSSQPLVGDVGQLVTAVGNTVTNAGGLVNPNGPNGAAPIPGLITSLVGGSTATVQSGSPGGTASGSTNPLGGLLSGLGSTPLGSLTGALGGSTSGGTSNPLAPVTNLVSTVTGTLGGATGGTGSTSPLAPVTGSLNTVTGAASTGGSSSPLAPVTSLAGGATGSTSGGSTGLLAPVTGLLGTLGGVGK; translated from the coding sequence ATGTCCCAGCAACGTTCTCTCACGACAGCCGCCCTGCACCAGTGGCGCGTGCCCCTCACGGCCTTCGCCGCAGCCTGCCTGCTGGCCGCCTGCGGCGGCAACGGCGTGAACGCGCCGCCGGCCAGCGCCAACGGCAGCACCACGAGCGGCACGGACAACCCCAGCACGAGCGGCACCAGCAGCGGATCGACGGGCACCAAGGGTGTCGTCAGCACGGTTGGCCAGACCGCCACCGACCTCGGCAGCACGGTCGGCAACATCACCGTGCCCGGCCTCGGCGACGGTGTGACGAAGGGCGTCGGCAGCACGCTCTCCAGCACGGGCACGATCGTCGGCGCAGCTGCCGATGCCGTGAGCAACGGGCTGGGACAGATCGGCTCCACGCAAAACCCGGTCGGCACGACCGTCGCGGGCCTCGGCAACGTGGTCGGTGCGACGAGCAACACGGTGTCCGGCCTGAGCTCGACGGTCAAGGCGCTCGGCACCGGCCCGCTGGCGCCGCTCGCGCCGGTCACGACCCCGGTCGGCACCGTGCTCGACACGGTGGCCAACGGCCTCGGCGCCGCCGGCAACACGATCGGCTCGACGCTGTCGTCGGGCGCCGTGCAGCAAGTGACGCAACCGCTCAGCTCGGCGATCACGCCGCTCGTGATCACCGCGGGCCAGGTCACGCAACAGGTCGGCACGACGACCGGCCTCGGCCAACCCGTCTCGGGCCTGCTCGGCCAGGTCGGCGGCGCGATCAGCTCGGCCGGCAAGCAGGTTGGCGGCACGTCGAGCCAGCCGCTCGTCGGCGACGTCGGTCAGCTCGTGACCGCAGTCGGCAACACCGTGACCAACGCGGGCGGCCTCGTCAACCCGAACGGCCCGAACGGCGCGGCGCCAATCCCCGGCCTGATCACGAGCCTCGTGGGCGGCTCGACGGCGACCGTGCAGAGCGGCTCGCCGGGCGGCACGGCATCGGGCTCGACGAATCCGCTCGGCGGCCTGCTGTCGGGCCTCGGCTCGACGCCGCTCGGCTCGCTCACGGGTGCACTCGGCGGCTCGACGTCGGGCGGCACGAGCAATCCGCTCGCCCCCGTCACGAATCTCGTGTCGACGGTCACGGGCACGCTCGGCGGCGCAACGGGCGGCACGGGCAGTACAAGCCCGCTCGCACCCGTTACGGGTTCGCTGAATACTGTCACGGGCGCGGCGAGCACCGGGGGATCGTCGAGCCCGCTCGCGCCGGTCACGTCGCTGGCCGGCGGTGCGACGGGGTCGACGTCGGGCGGATCGACCGGTCTGCTCGCTCCGGTCACGGGATTACTGGGCACGCTGGGCGGCGTCGGCAAGTAA
- a CDS encoding A24 family peptidase, whose product MALLFSIGIFFAWAMLVALGDIRFRRVPNTLVVAGLIAGFASTFAHANPFGIFPRQALIGMLVGAVSLFPFFAFRVMGAADVKVFAVLGTWCGVHALFWLWAVASIAAGVHALALMAMSNTSIGALRRRGAPAMSLGGRRATPYAACLVAPAAGWLAHLVASGGVQ is encoded by the coding sequence ATGGCACTCCTGTTCAGCATCGGCATTTTCTTCGCCTGGGCGATGCTTGTCGCACTCGGCGATATCCGCTTTCGACGCGTACCGAATACGCTGGTCGTCGCGGGATTGATTGCGGGATTCGCAAGCACATTCGCGCATGCCAATCCATTCGGCATTTTCCCGAGGCAGGCATTAATCGGCATGCTGGTCGGGGCAGTCAGCCTTTTTCCCTTTTTCGCGTTTCGCGTCATGGGCGCAGCGGACGTGAAGGTATTCGCGGTGCTCGGCACATGGTGCGGCGTGCATGCGCTGTTCTGGCTGTGGGCGGTCGCGAGCATCGCGGCCGGCGTGCATGCGCTTGCGCTGATGGCGATGTCGAACACGTCGATCGGCGCGCTGCGGCGGCGCGGCGCGCCCGCGATGTCGTTGGGCGGCCGGCGCGCGACGCCGTATGCCGCGTGCCTCGTGGCGCCGGCGGCAGGGTGGCTCGCGCATCTCGTCGCGTCAGGGGGCGTGCAATGA
- a CDS encoding TadE/TadG family type IV pilus assembly protein, with amino-acid sequence MTTQRQPCARRRHQRGATAVEFALVFPLFFLIMYAIVTFGLIFAVQQGLTLAATEGARAALNYVPEANGQGAQALQDRASAARRAAQNLTRWLPNVVVPAPSSAACSYDATMYCVTVTVTYPYAQYPLVPSLPLLGLVLPSALTSTATVQINPATIL; translated from the coding sequence ATGACGACGCAGCGGCAGCCGTGCGCACGACGACGGCACCAGCGGGGCGCGACGGCAGTCGAGTTCGCGCTGGTGTTTCCGCTGTTCTTCCTGATCATGTACGCGATCGTGACGTTCGGGCTGATCTTCGCGGTTCAGCAAGGCTTGACGCTTGCTGCGACCGAAGGTGCGCGCGCGGCGCTGAATTATGTGCCCGAGGCGAACGGCCAGGGGGCGCAGGCGCTGCAGGACCGCGCGAGTGCAGCCCGCAGGGCCGCGCAGAACCTGACCCGCTGGCTGCCGAACGTCGTGGTGCCGGCGCCGTCGTCGGCGGCGTGCAGTTACGACGCGACCATGTATTGCGTGACGGTCACAGTGACCTACCCGTATGCGCAATATCCGCTGGTGCCGTCGCTGCCGCTGCTCGGCCTCGTGTTGCCGAGCGCGCTGACGAGCACGGCGACCGTGCAGATCAATCCGGCGACCATCCTGTGA
- the cpaB gene encoding Flp pilus assembly protein CpaB → MGNNLTKIIAGLLIAIAVLLGIYAWMLGRGPARAPAPVVAQAAVTKTVPLVVAARLLPAGQAITADGLKIVQAPVLPAGAFSDPDALVGRVPANDILDASPVLAAALTSGLANQVAPGERAVAIKVDETNAVGNRLRPGNFVDVFLNLKREGGAGGQAGSEIPRTQARLLLSKVRVLAFGDATPERDGAAGPTSMARTAVLAVPTAQVDALTLAEASGRLTLALRNPHDDEIAAQTVAMRTMGELGPSAVAATGVALDELSASRARSAPREPAAPRAPVVARPGGGIEVIRGGRAETVAY, encoded by the coding sequence ATGGGCAACAACTTGACGAAGATCATCGCCGGGCTGCTGATTGCGATCGCAGTCTTGCTGGGCATCTACGCATGGATGCTCGGGCGCGGCCCGGCCCGTGCGCCGGCGCCGGTCGTAGCGCAGGCCGCGGTGACGAAGACGGTGCCGCTCGTCGTCGCCGCGCGCCTGCTGCCGGCCGGGCAGGCGATCACCGCCGACGGGCTGAAGATCGTGCAGGCGCCGGTGTTGCCGGCCGGCGCGTTCAGCGATCCGGACGCGCTCGTCGGCCGCGTGCCGGCGAACGACATCCTCGACGCGTCGCCGGTGCTCGCGGCCGCGCTGACGTCAGGGCTGGCGAACCAGGTGGCGCCCGGCGAGCGGGCCGTGGCCATCAAGGTCGATGAGACGAATGCGGTCGGAAACCGGTTGCGCCCCGGCAACTTTGTCGACGTGTTCCTGAACCTGAAGCGCGAGGGCGGCGCAGGCGGCCAGGCCGGCTCGGAAATTCCGCGTACGCAGGCGCGCCTGCTGCTGTCGAAGGTGCGCGTGCTGGCGTTCGGCGATGCGACGCCCGAACGCGACGGCGCGGCCGGGCCGACGAGCATGGCGCGGACTGCGGTGCTCGCGGTGCCGACGGCACAGGTCGATGCATTGACGCTCGCGGAAGCGAGCGGCCGCCTGACGCTCGCGCTCCGCAATCCGCACGATGACGAAATCGCCGCGCAGACCGTCGCGATGCGCACGATGGGCGAGCTCGGGCCGTCGGCCGTGGCGGCCACGGGCGTCGCGCTCGACGAGCTGTCCGCGTCGCGCGCGCGCAGCGCGCCACGCGAGCCGGCCGCGCCGCGCGCGCCGGTCGTGGCGCGGCCGGGCGGCGGCATCGAAGTGATACGCGGCGGGCGGGCCGAAACGGTCGCCTATTGA
- a CDS encoding type II and III secretion system protein family protein: MKNTLIAYAIAIWTLTGATLAAAAGAGAAIDLAVGSQRQVAAGRALQRVAVGDPSVADVLVMKGSRAGNVLLVAKAPGSTNVMLWERGRDEPTVWNVNVVDAAAHAVLDSSTPDAKAYGDVAVLSGSAASLDAHERAAAIGQHMADKGGAAAGGNWGAGDAGATGKRGGGASGTLGKAGKGGAVIDASTVGGRNTVQVDVRVVEFSRSVLKEAGLNFFKQSNGFAFGAFTAGGLQSITGAATSAFQATAGIPIASAFNLVVNSAGRGIFANLSILEANNLARVLAQPTLVALSGQSASFLAGGEIPVPVPQALGSTAIDWKQYGVGLTLTPTVLSQRRIALKVAPESSQLDFQHGVTINSVSVPAITTRRADTTVELGDGESFVIGGLIDRETMSNINKVPVLGDLPIIGAFFKSLNYQQNDKELVIIVTPHLVAPIAKGAPLPTTPGELSEQRDGPVWRSYLGGIASPDAAPGFSK; this comes from the coding sequence ATGAAGAACACACTGATTGCATACGCGATTGCCATCTGGACCCTGACAGGCGCGACGCTGGCCGCGGCGGCGGGCGCCGGCGCAGCGATCGATCTCGCCGTCGGCTCGCAGCGGCAGGTCGCTGCCGGGCGCGCGCTGCAGCGGGTGGCGGTCGGCGACCCGTCGGTGGCCGACGTGCTGGTCATGAAGGGCAGTCGCGCCGGCAACGTGCTGCTGGTTGCGAAGGCTCCCGGTTCGACGAACGTGATGCTGTGGGAGCGGGGGCGCGACGAGCCGACGGTGTGGAACGTCAATGTCGTCGATGCGGCCGCGCATGCGGTGCTCGACAGCTCGACGCCCGACGCGAAGGCGTATGGCGACGTCGCGGTGCTGTCCGGTTCGGCGGCATCGCTCGATGCGCACGAGCGCGCTGCCGCGATCGGCCAGCACATGGCTGACAAGGGCGGCGCAGCGGCCGGCGGAAACTGGGGCGCGGGGGACGCCGGCGCGACCGGCAAGCGCGGCGGCGGCGCGAGCGGAACGCTCGGCAAGGCTGGCAAGGGCGGCGCGGTGATCGACGCGTCGACGGTCGGCGGCCGGAATACCGTGCAAGTCGACGTGCGGGTCGTCGAATTCAGCCGCTCGGTGCTGAAGGAAGCCGGGCTGAATTTCTTCAAGCAAAGCAACGGATTCGCATTCGGTGCGTTTACCGCCGGCGGATTGCAGTCGATCACCGGCGCCGCGACGTCCGCCTTCCAGGCGACTGCCGGCATTCCGATCGCGTCCGCGTTCAACCTGGTGGTAAATTCGGCGGGCCGCGGCATCTTCGCGAACCTGTCGATTCTCGAAGCGAACAATCTCGCGCGAGTGCTCGCGCAGCCGACGCTCGTCGCGCTGTCGGGCCAAAGCGCGAGCTTCCTCGCCGGCGGCGAGATCCCGGTGCCGGTGCCGCAGGCGCTTGGCTCCACGGCAATCGACTGGAAGCAGTACGGTGTCGGCCTGACCCTGACACCGACCGTGCTGAGCCAGCGCCGCATCGCGCTCAAGGTGGCGCCGGAATCGAGCCAGCTCGACTTCCAGCATGGCGTCACAATCAACAGCGTATCGGTGCCGGCGATCACGACCCGTCGCGCCGATACGACGGTCGAGCTGGGTGACGGGGAAAGCTTCGTGATTGGCGGCCTGATCGACCGCGAAACGATGTCGAACATCAACAAGGTGCCGGTCCTGGGCGATCTGCCGATCATCGGCGCCTTCTTCAAGTCGCTGAATTATCAGCAGAACGACAAGGAACTGGTGATCATCGTGACGCCGCATCTCGTTGCGCCTATCGCGAAAGGTGCGCCGTTGCCGACCACGCCGGGCGAACTGTCCGAACAGCGCGATGGGCCGGTGTGGCGGTCGTATCTTGGCGGCATCGCATCACCCGATGCAGCGCCCGGATTTTCGAAATGA
- a CDS encoding collagen-like triple helix repeat-containing protein has product MDIKVIPHGVFRTTLIAATVAAMLSLSACGGSGSISQGLGGGSSSGGGDTISTSGGGTSGTSGTSGSTSGSTSGSTSGSTSGTTSGTTSGTSGTSGVSSNPVGTVLASSSNILTGVGGTVSGLGSVIGSQTLPGVNPATTQAAGGIVQSVGGAVTALGNGLGNGLGQLGATKDPVGTTLASTGGVVNQLGNAVSQTGTLVSSLGSGPLSPLAPVTGAVGGLVSTLGGAVSNGGNTLTNALSTGPIQQVTQTVSSAITPITTMVGQTTQTIGTATGLGAPVNTLLGTVGNGLNQAGALLASTGGNPVTTGLGNTVSSTGNTVKAVGGLLTGGTGGVTNPLAPLTGLVSTVTGGLGGTTGGSGGPLAPVTGLVSTVTGALGGATGGSTSPLAPVTGLVSTVTGALGGATGGSTSPLAPVTGLVSTVTGALGGAAGGSGGPLAPVTGLVSTVTGALGGATGGASSPLAPVTGLVSTVTGALGGAAGGGSGPLAPVTGALNTVTGAAGGATSGAPALTGGTGAVTNSGSASNPLAPVTSLIGGLLGGTHK; this is encoded by the coding sequence ATGGACATTAAGGTTATCCCTCATGGCGTGTTCCGGACGACTCTGATCGCGGCCACCGTTGCAGCCATGCTTTCCCTCTCCGCGTGCGGCGGCTCGGGTTCCATCAGCCAGGGTCTTGGCGGCGGCTCGAGCTCGGGCGGCGGCGATACGATCTCCACGTCCGGCGGCGGTACGTCGGGCACGAGCGGCACGTCGGGCAGCACCAGCGGTTCAACGAGTGGTAGCACCAGCGGCAGCACCAGTGGCACGACGAGCGGGACGACCAGCGGCACGAGCGGCACGTCGGGCGTGTCGTCGAACCCAGTGGGAACTGTCCTCGCAAGCAGCAGCAACATTCTGACCGGGGTCGGCGGAACCGTCTCGGGCCTCGGCTCCGTCATCGGCAGCCAGACGCTGCCGGGCGTCAACCCGGCCACCACACAAGCCGCGGGCGGCATCGTGCAAAGCGTCGGCGGCGCAGTGACCGCACTCGGCAATGGCCTCGGCAACGGTCTCGGCCAGCTCGGCGCGACGAAAGACCCGGTCGGCACCACACTCGCCAGCACGGGTGGCGTGGTCAACCAGCTCGGCAACGCGGTCTCGCAAACGGGCACCCTGGTCTCGAGCCTCGGCAGCGGCCCGCTTTCGCCGCTCGCACCGGTTACGGGCGCCGTCGGCGGCCTCGTGTCGACGCTCGGCGGCGCCGTCTCGAACGGCGGCAACACCCTCACCAACGCACTGTCGACCGGCCCGATCCAGCAGGTCACGCAAACGGTCAGCTCGGCCATTACGCCGATCACGACGATGGTCGGCCAGACGACTCAGACGATCGGCACGGCAACCGGCCTCGGCGCACCCGTCAACACGCTGCTCGGCACGGTCGGCAACGGCCTGAACCAGGCCGGCGCCCTGCTCGCATCGACGGGCGGCAACCCCGTCACGACCGGCCTGGGCAACACGGTCTCGTCGACGGGCAACACCGTGAAGGCCGTCGGCGGCCTGCTCACGGGCGGCACCGGCGGCGTAACCAACCCGCTCGCGCCGCTCACCGGCCTCGTCTCGACCGTCACCGGCGGGCTCGGCGGCACGACGGGCGGCTCCGGCGGCCCGCTCGCCCCGGTCACCGGTCTCGTCTCGACGGTCACGGGCGCGCTCGGCGGCGCGACGGGCGGCTCCACCAGCCCGCTCGCGCCGGTCACGGGTCTCGTCTCGACCGTCACCGGCGCACTCGGCGGCGCGACGGGCGGCTCCACCAGCCCGCTCGCGCCGGTCACGGGTCTCGTCTCGACGGTCACGGGCGCGCTCGGCGGCGCAGCAGGCGGCAGCGGCGGCCCGCTCGCGCCGGTCACCGGTCTCGTCTCCACGGTCACCGGCGCACTCGGTGGCGCAACGGGCGGCGCCAGCAGCCCGCTCGCGCCGGTCACGGGTCTCGTCTCGACTGTCACCGGCGCACTCGGCGGCGCAGCAGGCGGCGGCAGCGGCCCGCTCGCCCCGGTCACCGGGGCGCTGAACACGGTCACCGGCGCGGCCGGCGGCGCGACGTCGGGCGCACCGGCATTGACCGGCGGCACGGGCGCCGTCACGAACTCGGGCTCGGCGTCGAATCCGCTCGCGCCTGTCACGTCGCTGATCGGCGGCCTGCTCGGTGGCACCCACAAGTAA
- a CDS encoding CpaF family protein yields the protein MAHDIQFADGAAPFSQSQQFHDIKNAAHEHLLTRIEELGAEFGRWSRQAINQFVDLEIDSFVRLRRIPLNETEVRAIAEALTKELAGFGPIEDLLADPHVEDILINGYNDIYVSRHGILAKLPIRFTDNAHLLRIVRRILAPIGRRLDESNPMVDARLPDGGRVNVVIEPLSIDGPVVSIRKFRKDPLKPADLLANGTFNTEIGTLLEAAVEARCNILVSGGTSSGKTSLLNALAFYIPEHERVVTIEDTAELSLNHPHVVRLESRPGGFDGNGVVTIRDLLRNTLRMRPDRIIVGEVRGGEVLEMLQAMNTGHDGSMGTVHASSPRECLYRLEMLAGFAGFQGTESSLRRQIANAIDFIVQIGRLSNGRRRILSITEVTGLSDNIIATQELYRYEARVTPEGEEVDNWESLGIHPHSPKLARFRQTLSGGGFGGGGFGGGFGGDGFGRGGGFNV from the coding sequence ATGGCACACGACATCCAATTTGCCGACGGCGCAGCGCCGTTCTCCCAGTCGCAGCAGTTTCACGACATCAAGAATGCCGCGCACGAGCATTTGTTGACGCGCATCGAGGAACTCGGCGCCGAATTCGGCCGCTGGTCGCGCCAGGCGATCAACCAGTTCGTCGATCTGGAAATCGACAGCTTCGTGCGTCTCCGGCGCATTCCGCTGAACGAAACCGAGGTCAGGGCGATCGCGGAGGCGCTGACGAAAGAGCTTGCCGGGTTCGGTCCGATCGAGGATCTGCTCGCCGATCCACACGTCGAGGACATCCTGATCAACGGCTACAACGACATCTATGTGTCGCGCCACGGCATCCTGGCGAAGCTGCCGATCCGTTTCACCGACAACGCGCACCTGCTGCGGATCGTGCGCCGCATCCTCGCGCCGATCGGCCGACGTCTCGACGAATCGAACCCGATGGTCGACGCGCGGCTGCCGGACGGCGGACGTGTCAACGTCGTGATCGAGCCGCTGTCGATCGACGGGCCGGTCGTATCGATCCGGAAATTCCGCAAGGACCCGCTGAAACCGGCCGACCTGCTCGCCAACGGCACGTTCAATACGGAGATCGGTACGTTGCTTGAAGCGGCGGTCGAGGCGCGCTGCAACATCCTCGTGTCGGGTGGCACGAGTTCCGGCAAGACGTCGCTGCTCAACGCGCTGGCCTTCTACATTCCCGAGCACGAGCGGGTCGTGACGATCGAGGACACGGCCGAACTGTCGCTGAATCACCCTCATGTCGTGCGTCTCGAAAGCCGCCCGGGCGGTTTCGACGGTAACGGCGTCGTGACGATCCGCGATCTGCTGCGCAATACGCTGCGGATGCGACCGGATCGCATCATCGTCGGCGAAGTACGTGGCGGCGAGGTGCTCGAGATGCTGCAGGCGATGAATACAGGGCACGACGGATCGATGGGCACCGTCCACGCGAGTTCGCCGCGCGAGTGTCTGTATCGTCTTGAGATGCTGGCCGGTTTCGCGGGTTTCCAGGGAACGGAATCGAGCCTGCGTCGGCAGATCGCGAATGCTATCGACTTCATCGTGCAGATCGGCCGCCTGTCGAACGGTCGACGCCGGATTCTTTCGATTACCGAGGTGACCGGCCTGTCGGACAACATCATCGCGACGCAGGAACTCTATCGCTACGAAGCGCGCGTGACACCCGAGGGCGAAGAGGTCGACAACTGGGAGTCGCTCGGCATTCATCCGCATTCGCCCAAGCTCGCGCGTTTCCGCCAGACGCTGTCGGGCGGCGGGTTCGGCGGAGGTGGCTTCGGCGGCGGCTTCGGCGGCGACGGCTTCGGCCGCGGCGGAGGCTTCAATGTCTAG
- a CDS encoding type II secretion system F family protein, producing the protein MSSLMVAALALALVCIAAALLLWRHGELRRARADAQRFIDSRIEPAARAGGMTQGASAPGARAASAGTGARPAAPASGSASASRWAHGRDRLAEYLDHLASRAGIEDARGKALLALAALAAVALVAGRTGGLLGSVAALAAGLALLAFWLVSRIHRRRLQIVRQLPSFLDGIVRLVTLGNSVPAAFQAALLTTEAPLRGCLDHVSRMLRTGVEIDRAMGHIASVYQTKEFELVGSVLRLSVRYGGRADVMLDRMSTFMRDLEQAERELAAMSSETRLSAWVLVMLPIAIGSFVIATNPLYLQSMWNDDSGRAYLYLAFIMQIAGGAWLYRMSRLR; encoded by the coding sequence ATGTCTAGCCTGATGGTCGCCGCGCTGGCGCTCGCGCTCGTCTGTATCGCCGCCGCGCTGCTGCTGTGGCGGCACGGCGAGCTCAGGCGCGCTCGCGCGGATGCGCAGCGCTTCATCGATAGCCGTATCGAGCCGGCCGCGCGCGCGGGGGGCATGACGCAGGGGGCGTCCGCGCCGGGCGCACGGGCGGCGTCCGCCGGAACCGGCGCGCGCCCGGCCGCCCCGGCGTCGGGATCGGCGAGCGCATCGCGCTGGGCGCACGGGCGCGACCGGCTTGCCGAATACCTCGACCATCTCGCGAGCCGCGCCGGGATCGAGGATGCGCGCGGCAAGGCGCTTCTCGCGCTGGCGGCGCTGGCCGCCGTCGCGCTCGTCGCAGGGCGGACCGGCGGGCTGCTCGGCAGTGTCGCTGCGCTCGCGGCCGGCCTCGCGCTGCTCGCGTTCTGGCTCGTGTCGCGGATTCATCGCCGCCGCCTGCAGATCGTCCGGCAGTTGCCGTCGTTTCTCGACGGCATCGTGCGTCTCGTCACGCTCGGCAACAGCGTGCCGGCGGCGTTCCAGGCGGCGCTGCTGACGACGGAGGCGCCATTGCGCGGTTGTCTGGACCACGTATCGCGGATGTTGCGTACGGGTGTCGAGATCGATCGCGCGATGGGGCACATCGCGAGCGTCTATCAAACCAAGGAGTTCGAACTGGTCGGTTCGGTGCTGCGGCTCTCGGTCCGGTACGGGGGCCGCGCCGACGTCATGCTCGATCGGATGTCGACGTTCATGCGCGACCTCGAGCAGGCCGAACGGGAACTTGCTGCGATGTCGTCGGAAACGCGACTGTCCGCGTGGGTGCTGGTTATGCTGCCGATCGCGATCGGCAGCTTTGTGATCGCGACGAATCCGCTCTATCTCCAGTCGATGTGGAACGACGACAGCGGGCGCGCGTACCTGTATCTGGCCTTCATCATGCAGATCGCGGGCGGCGCCTGGCTGTACCGGATGTCCCGGCTCAGGTGA